The proteins below come from a single Blattabacterium cuenoti genomic window:
- a CDS encoding polyribonucleotide nucleotidyltransferase, with the protein MSNIIKEYIPLIDGRKITIETGFLAKQADGSAIVRINDTMLLATVVISEEIKNENNFFLLTVDYREKYYAGGKIPGGFIKREGRPSNEEILTMRLVDRVLRPMFPDSFNKEIQIMISLLSYDNTVLPDGLAGLAASTALSISRVPFNGPISEVRIIRSKKKFLVNPSLNQLEDADIDLIVGASDKSIIMIEGEMKEIKEKEFMEIIIEAHKAIKPQIDAQKRLIEKINKIKKINPLKFNQKESSKIKKLQKKIFYFFYKKLKKSYQKFLDKKNRSNEEKLLMNKFKKTFFSKNEMEDKEFLINYLYGKIKKKIFRSLLIEKGIRLDRRNNKQIRSISSFVNYLPGVHGSALFSRGETQSLTTVTLGSSLDANRIDNIIMEDHEKFYLHYNFPPFSTGEIKPIRGVTRREIGHGNLAQRALKNIIPNTPYTIRVVSDILESNGSSSMATVCAASLALMDAGIPIENPVSGISMGLIMEKNKKIILSDILGEEDYFGDVDFKITGTKNGITACQMDVKNTNAITYDVLNDILIQALEGRLLILNKMLNTIPRYRSKMKPKAPKIYTFNIPKNFIGLVIGPGGKTIQEIQSSTNTNIVIEEKENLGHIEILGKNEENLQKAIDKIKKIAFFPKIGEIYKAKVKSIKNFGAFLEISKGVEGLLHISEIDWKKINNIEDELHVGDFINVKILGIDEKNRKIKLSRKVIIPRPKKK; encoded by the coding sequence TAGTTCGTATTAATGATACAATGTTATTAGCCACTGTAGTAATTTCAGAAGAAATAAAAAATGAAAATAATTTTTTTCTACTAACAGTAGATTATAGAGAAAAATATTATGCAGGAGGAAAAATTCCTGGAGGATTTATAAAAAGAGAAGGAAGACCATCTAATGAAGAAATTTTAACTATGAGGTTAGTAGATCGTGTATTAAGACCAATGTTTCCAGATTCTTTTAATAAAGAAATACAAATTATGATTTCTTTATTATCATATGATAATACTGTTTTACCAGATGGATTAGCAGGACTAGCAGCTTCAACTGCTTTATCTATATCAAGAGTTCCATTTAATGGTCCTATATCTGAAGTTCGTATCATTCGATCTAAAAAAAAATTTTTAGTAAATCCTAGTTTAAATCAATTAGAAGATGCAGATATTGATTTAATTGTTGGTGCTTCTGATAAATCTATAATAATGATAGAAGGTGAAATGAAAGAGATAAAAGAAAAAGAATTTATGGAAATTATTATAGAAGCTCATAAAGCAATAAAACCTCAAATTGATGCACAAAAAAGATTAATAGAAAAAATTAATAAAATAAAAAAAATTAATCCATTAAAATTTAATCAAAAAGAAAGTAGTAAAATAAAAAAATTACAAAAAAAAATTTTTTATTTTTTCTATAAAAAACTAAAAAAATCTTATCAAAAATTTTTAGATAAAAAAAATAGATCCAATGAAGAAAAATTATTAATGAATAAATTTAAAAAAACTTTTTTTTCAAAAAATGAAATGGAAGATAAAGAATTTTTAATTAATTATCTTTATGGAAAAATAAAGAAAAAAATATTTAGATCTTTATTAATAGAAAAAGGAATTAGATTAGATAGAAGAAATAATAAACAAATTCGTTCGATATCAAGTTTTGTAAATTATTTACCAGGAGTTCATGGATCGGCTCTATTTTCAAGAGGTGAAACTCAATCCTTAACAACCGTAACATTAGGATCATCATTAGATGCAAATAGAATTGATAATATAATTATGGAGGATCATGAAAAATTTTATTTACATTATAATTTTCCTCCTTTTTCTACAGGAGAAATAAAACCTATAAGGGGAGTTACTAGAAGAGAAATTGGTCATGGAAATTTAGCTCAAAGAGCTTTAAAAAATATTATTCCAAATACTCCATATACTATTCGAGTAGTATCAGATATTTTAGAATCTAATGGATCATCTTCTATGGCTACAGTATGTGCTGCTAGTCTAGCATTAATGGATGCAGGTATTCCTATAGAAAATCCTGTTTCAGGTATTTCCATGGGTTTAATTATGGAAAAAAATAAAAAAATTATTTTATCAGATATTTTAGGAGAAGAAGATTATTTCGGAGATGTAGATTTTAAAATAACTGGAACTAAAAATGGAATAACAGCATGTCAAATGGACGTAAAAAATACTAATGCAATCACATATGATGTATTAAACGATATTTTAATTCAAGCATTAGAAGGAAGATTATTGATTTTGAATAAAATGTTAAATACTATTCCTAGATATAGAAGTAAAATGAAACCTAAAGCACCAAAAATATATACTTTTAATATCCCAAAAAATTTTATTGGATTGGTAATTGGACCAGGTGGAAAAACTATACAAGAAATACAATCTAGTACTAATACAAATATTGTAATTGAAGAAAAAGAAAATTTAGGACATATAGAGATTTTAGGAAAAAATGAAGAAAATTTGCAAAAAGCCATAGATAAAATAAAAAAAATTGCTTTTTTTCCTAAAATAGGAGAAATTTATAAAGCAAAAGTCAAATCTATAAAAAATTTTGGGGCTTTTTTAGAAATTTCTAAAGGTGTAGAAGGCTTATTACATATTTCTGAAATCGATTGGAAAAAAATAAATAACATAGAAGATGAATTACATGTAGGGGATTTTATTAATGTAAAAATTCTAGGAATTGATGAAAAAAATAGAAAAATTAAATTATCTAGAAAAGTTATTATCCCTAGACCTAAAAAAAAATAA
- a CDS encoding sigma-70 family RNA polymerase sigma factor: MRQLKITKQVTNRESESLDKYLHEIGKIPLLTPEEEVEYARKARSGESSATNKLVNANLRFVVSVAKQYQNQGLSLCDLINEGNLGLIKGILRFDETRGFKCISYVVWWIRQAILQAIAEQSRSIRQPTNKLALLNKILKTLAQLEQELHRTPSIREIAEFLNMNEKDVEDSIKNSGRHISMDAPLIEGEDSNLYDLVRSDESPKPDETLEKESLKKDIKRILKTLSDRERRVIILHFGLNGTPPMTLEEVGKFCDLTRERVRQIESIALKRLKHSSRSKILKPYLG; this comes from the coding sequence ATGAGACAATTAAAAATTACTAAACAAGTAACTAATAGAGAATCTGAATCATTGGATAAATATCTTCATGAGATTGGAAAAATTCCATTATTAACTCCTGAAGAAGAAGTAGAATATGCTCGAAAAGCTAGAAGTGGTGAAAGTTCAGCAACTAATAAATTAGTTAATGCAAATTTAAGATTTGTTGTATCTGTAGCAAAACAATATCAAAATCAAGGATTAAGTTTATGTGATTTAATCAACGAAGGCAATTTAGGTTTAATCAAAGGAATATTACGTTTTGATGAAACAAGAGGTTTTAAATGTATTTCATATGTAGTTTGGTGGATTAGACAAGCTATATTACAAGCAATAGCCGAACAATCACGTTCTATAAGACAACCTACTAATAAACTAGCATTATTAAACAAAATATTAAAAACATTAGCTCAATTAGAACAAGAATTGCATCGTACACCGTCTATCAGAGAAATAGCTGAGTTTTTAAATATGAATGAAAAAGATGTAGAAGATTCTATAAAAAATTCTGGTAGACATATTTCCATGGATGCTCCATTAATAGAAGGTGAAGATTCAAATCTATATGATTTAGTAAGATCAGATGAATCACCTAAGCCAGATGAAACTCTAGAAAAAGAATCATTAAAAAAGGATATAAAAAGAATACTAAAAACTTTAAGTGATAGAGAACGTCGTGTGATAATTCTCCACTTTGGATTAAATGGGACTCCACCAATGACTTTAGAAGAAGTTGGAAAATTTTGTGACTTAACTAGAGAACGTGTAAGACAAATAGAAAGCATAGCTTTGAAAAGGTTAAAACATTCTTCTAGAAGTAAAATATTAAAACCTTATTTAGGATAA
- the tpiA gene encoding triose-phosphate isomerase, which produces MMRKIVIANWKMNFDLHQTASFLRNFLKLSFNKKIIYNKEIIIAPSLPFLHISNQIIKGTSIKISAQNIFFMDKGPYTGEVSASMLKSMGIEYVIIGHSERRINFFENDEILLKKIKIAIKNKLKIIFCLGETYNERNENKHFISIKNQLSKTIFNFSLYDVQYFYIAYEPIWAIGTGISANSDHIQMMHQFIRSLFSNKYGESFSKKIPIIYGGSINLNNAKSIFSIPNVNGGLIGNSSLKIEQFLKIVQS; this is translated from the coding sequence ATGATGAGAAAAATTGTAATTGCAAATTGGAAAATGAACTTTGATTTACATCAAACTGCATCTTTTTTAAGAAATTTTTTAAAATTATCTTTTAACAAAAAAATAATTTATAATAAAGAAATCATTATAGCACCTTCTTTACCTTTTTTACATATTTCAAATCAAATAATTAAAGGAACATCAATAAAAATTTCAGCTCAAAATATTTTTTTTATGGATAAGGGGCCCTATACTGGAGAAGTTTCAGCATCAATGTTAAAATCTATGGGAATAGAATATGTTATAATTGGACATAGTGAAAGAAGAATAAATTTTTTTGAAAATGATGAAATTTTATTAAAAAAAATTAAAATAGCAATAAAAAATAAATTAAAGATTATATTTTGTTTAGGAGAAACATATAATGAAAGAAATGAAAATAAACATTTTATATCAATTAAAAATCAATTAAGTAAAACAATTTTTAATTTTTCTTTATATGACGTTCAATATTTTTATATAGCCTACGAACCAATATGGGCAATTGGAACAGGAATAAGTGCAAATTCTGATCATATTCAAATGATGCATCAATTTATAAGATCTTTATTTTCAAATAAATATGGAGAATCATTTTCAAAAAAAATTCCTATTATATATGGAGGAAGTATTAATTTAAATAATGCAAAATCAATTTTTTCAATTCCAAATGTAAATGGTGGACTAATAGGCAATTCTTCACTTAAGATTGAACAATTTTTAAAAATTGTTCAATCTTAA
- a CDS encoding DUF1599 domain-containing protein, which translates to MHFLSIEIFLKKCKKIFLEKLKNYGSSWIALNKYSMIDQILIKIIRIKNISSKGYYSVKEESIIDTYIDIINYLIIALIKIDLKNEQNISNNDKIIDLYNKKIKKIFNSKKNIVFYKKFNIENIIKEIFYMKKKINNFNNNQLKNNYFKILIKILSHYNNIHKNLEKF; encoded by the coding sequence ATGCATTTTTTATCTATTGAAATATTTCTCAAAAAATGTAAAAAAATTTTTTTAGAAAAGTTAAAAAATTATGGATCATCATGGATAGCTTTAAATAAATATTCTATGATAGATCAAATTTTAATTAAAATTATTCGTATAAAAAATATTTCCTCAAAAGGATATTATTCAGTAAAAGAAGAAAGTATTATAGATACATATATAGATATCATCAATTATTTAATAATTGCTTTAATAAAAATAGATTTAAAAAACGAACAAAATATATCAAATAATGATAAAATTATTGATTTGTATAATAAAAAAATAAAAAAAATATTTAATTCTAAAAAAAATATTGTTTTTTACAAAAAATTTAATATAGAAAATATTATAAAAGAAATTTTTTATATGAAAAAAAAAATAAACAATTTTAATAACAATCAATTAAAAAATAATTATTTTAAAATCTTAATTAAAATTCTATCTCATTATAATAATATTCATAAAAATTTAGAGAAATTTTAA
- the folP gene encoding dihydropteroate synthase — protein MIINCAGELLKFDKPKIMGIVNLTPDSFYDGNLLNSKKKILKHIENLLKDGADFIDIGGCSTRPGAKLITEEEEFNRVISPIKYIIKTFPKIKISIDTFRSKIAKAAIEEGAVIINDISGGELDKNMFSLLIKLKIPYILNHMVGIPNNMQNKTYYSDNIIVEINNFFSKKIFFLKKNGINDIILDPGFGFSKTLNQNFQLLKNLTLLGFQDHLILIGISRKSMIKKLLNISHKDSLNATSIIHTIALLKNGVKLIRVHDVKEALECIKITQYYKEIL, from the coding sequence ATGATAATTAATTGCGCTGGAGAATTATTAAAATTTGATAAACCAAAAATTATGGGAATAGTTAATTTAACTCCTGATTCATTTTATGATGGTAATTTATTAAATTCTAAAAAAAAAATATTAAAACATATAGAAAATTTATTAAAAGATGGAGCCGATTTTATTGATATTGGAGGATGTTCGACAAGACCAGGTGCTAAATTAATAACAGAAGAAGAAGAGTTTAATAGAGTTATATCTCCTATTAAATATATTATTAAAACTTTTCCAAAAATTAAAATATCTATTGATACTTTTCGTAGTAAAATAGCAAAAGCTGCAATAGAAGAAGGTGCCGTGATAATTAATGATATTTCTGGAGGAGAATTAGATAAAAATATGTTTTCACTTTTAATAAAACTGAAAATCCCATATATTTTAAATCACATGGTAGGTATTCCAAATAACATGCAAAATAAAACATATTATAGCGATAATATAATTGTAGAAATTAATAATTTTTTTTCAAAAAAAATATTTTTTTTGAAAAAAAATGGAATTAATGATATTATACTAGATCCTGGATTTGGATTTTCAAAAACACTTAATCAAAATTTTCAATTATTAAAAAATTTAACTTTATTAGGATTTCAAGATCATTTAATATTAATAGGAATATCTAGAAAATCTATGATAAAAAAATTGCTAAATATTTCTCATAAAGATTCATTAAATGCAACTTCTATTATACATACAATAGCATTATTGAAAAATGGAGTAAAATTAATCAGAGTTCATGATGTTAAAGAAGCATTAGAATGCATTAAAATAACACAATATTATAAAGAAATTTTATAA
- the cdaA gene encoding diadenylate cyclase CdaA, which translates to MFQKIIYILKIYFREIIDVTLVCIILFKIYKLVYNTITINIFYGFIITFIFYKIIEIYKIKFISMIINAFFKVGFLALIILFQPEIRKFLLIVGSKLYLQKIIPLFFKKSIISNTKTKTIDSIAKACAIFSMNKTGVLIVIQLHQDIKNFIKNGDRMNAKVNSPILESIFYKNSPLHDGATIILKNIIIRTRAILPVSYNKFIPYQLGLRHRAAIGITEKTDAICLVVSEETGNISYVKNSKIITITNINNLKIKLEEDLIYNS; encoded by the coding sequence TTGTTTCAAAAAATTATATATATATTAAAAATATATTTTAGAGAAATTATCGATGTAACATTAGTATGTATTATACTATTTAAAATTTATAAACTGGTTTATAATACTATTACTATAAATATTTTTTATGGATTTATTATAACTTTCATTTTCTATAAAATAATAGAAATTTATAAAATTAAATTTATAAGTATGATAATTAATGCATTTTTTAAAGTGGGATTTTTAGCATTAATTATACTATTTCAACCAGAAATAAGAAAATTTTTATTAATAGTAGGTAGTAAATTATATTTACAAAAAATTATTCCTTTATTTTTTAAAAAATCAATAATATCTAATACAAAAACTAAAACAATAGATAGTATTGCAAAAGCATGTGCAATTTTTTCTATGAATAAAACAGGTGTTTTAATAGTTATTCAATTACATCAAGATATAAAAAATTTTATTAAAAATGGAGATCGAATGAATGCTAAAGTAAATTCTCCTATACTAGAAAGTATTTTTTATAAAAATAGTCCATTACATGACGGAGCAACTATTATATTAAAAAATATAATAATTAGAACAAGAGCTATACTTCCTGTTTCTTATAATAAATTCATTCCATATCAATTAGGACTTCGTCATAGAGCCGCAATTGGAATTACTGAAAAAACAGATGCTATATGTCTAGTTGTTTCTGAAGAAACTGGAAATATTTCTTATGTTAAAAATTCAAAAATAATCACAATTACTAATATTAACAACTTAAAGATAAAATTAGAAGAAGATTTAATATATAATTCATGA
- a CDS encoding UDP-N-acetylmuramoyl-tripeptide--D-alanyl-D-alanine ligase, with protein MTIQDIYKIYTISSGIEINSKKVKKKSIFLALKGENFDGNQFVAEAIRNGAILVIMDNKKYFFKNKKIFFVKNALIFLQKLAIYHRHKCINIPIIAIVGSNGKTTTKELTKNILSKEYDNVHYTKHNFNNHIGIPLTILSMPRYTKISVIEIGASHEKEIENMCSIINPDYGCITNFGKAHLEGFGGFNGVIRSKLELYNFLRKNKKLVFVNGDDPIQSSNSKKMRRFIFSGNKQKKSDVNFQFIHNNNIKSILCVKNTTITSSLIGDYNIYNIALSITIGIYFKISLKKIKKAIEEYIPNNHRSQILNKKNGKIIIDCYNANPTSMIRSLIFFDKKIYGSKIVILGDMLELGHYSNEEHEKILIFLNKSTINKAFLIGKNFYKTKNINSKKISIKKFFSKEKFIYWIKKNPIEKIDYLFIKGSRKIALETIIPSISLMMESD; from the coding sequence ATGACAATACAAGATATATATAAAATATATACCATTTCTTCTGGAATAGAAATAAATAGTAAAAAAGTAAAGAAAAAATCTATTTTTTTAGCTTTGAAAGGAGAAAATTTTGATGGAAATCAATTTGTAGCAGAAGCTATTAGAAATGGAGCTATATTAGTTATAATGGATAACAAAAAATATTTTTTTAAAAATAAAAAAATATTTTTTGTTAAAAATGCATTAATATTCCTACAAAAATTAGCAATCTATCATAGACATAAATGTATTAATATTCCAATTATTGCAATCGTAGGTAGCAATGGAAAAACTACCACTAAAGAACTTACTAAAAATATATTATCTAAAGAATACGATAATGTACATTATACTAAACATAATTTTAATAATCATATAGGTATACCATTAACTATATTATCTATGCCTAGATATACAAAAATATCTGTAATAGAAATAGGAGCTAGTCATGAAAAAGAAATAGAAAATATGTGTTCTATAATTAATCCTGATTACGGTTGTATTACTAATTTTGGAAAAGCACATTTAGAAGGATTTGGAGGATTTAATGGGGTTATACGTAGTAAATTAGAATTGTATAATTTTTTAAGAAAAAATAAAAAATTAGTATTTGTAAATGGAGATGATCCTATTCAATCATCTAATAGTAAAAAAATGAGAAGATTTATTTTTTCTGGAAATAAACAAAAAAAATCAGATGTAAATTTTCAATTTATCCATAATAATAATATTAAATCTATTTTATGCGTTAAAAATACTACAATAACTTCTTCACTTATAGGAGATTATAATATATATAATATAGCTTTATCTATAACTATAGGAATTTATTTTAAAATTTCTTTAAAGAAAATAAAAAAAGCAATAGAAGAATATATTCCAAATAATCATCGTTCTCAAATATTGAATAAAAAAAATGGAAAAATAATTATAGATTGTTATAATGCTAATCCTACCAGCATGATAAGATCATTAATTTTTTTTGATAAAAAAATTTATGGTTCTAAAATAGTTATATTAGGAGATATGTTGGAATTAGGACATTATTCTAATGAAGAACATGAAAAAATACTTATATTTTTAAATAAAAGTACTATAAATAAAGCATTTTTAATAGGAAAAAATTTCTATAAAACTAAAAATATAAATTCAAAAAAAATCAGTATAAAAAAATTTTTTAGTAAAGAAAAATTTATCTATTGGATAAAAAAAAATCCAATAGAAAAAATTGATTATCTTTTTATTAAAGGATCAAGAAAGATAGCTTTAGAAACTATTATTCCATCAATAAGTTTAATGATGGAATCAGATTAA
- the pdhA gene encoding pyruvate dehydrogenase (acetyl-transferring) E1 component subunit alpha gives MKEITANTYLKWFKDMFFWRKFEDKCRSLYLKQKIRGFLHLYNGQEAIPAGLTYAMNNSKDNMITAYRCHILPISMGVDPKLIMAELLGKKTGTSKGIGGSMHIFSKKNRFYGGHGIVGGQIPLGAGIAFADKYFNRKSVTLTLMGDGAVRQGSLHETFNMAMMWKLPIVFICENNKYAMGTSVERSSNIEKIYKIASAYGMKSFAIDGMNPEKIAKKAFFAIDKARKGEGATFLEIRTYRYRGHSMSDSELYRSKEEVTFFKKKDPILKIRNFILKNKWETEKNLYLVEEQVKKEINYCVEFAEKSELPSLKDMFDVVYE, from the coding sequence ATGAAAGAAATAACTGCAAATACCTATTTAAAATGGTTTAAAGACATGTTTTTTTGGAGAAAATTCGAAGATAAATGTAGGTCTTTATACTTAAAACAAAAAATTAGAGGATTTCTACATCTATATAATGGACAAGAAGCCATTCCAGCTGGATTAACTTATGCTATGAATAATTCTAAAGATAATATGATTACAGCATATAGATGTCATATCTTACCCATTTCTATGGGGGTGGATCCCAAATTAATAATGGCAGAACTTTTAGGAAAAAAAACTGGAACTTCCAAAGGAATTGGAGGATCTATGCATATTTTTAGTAAAAAAAATCGTTTTTATGGTGGACATGGAATAGTAGGTGGGCAAATTCCATTGGGAGCAGGAATTGCATTTGCCGATAAATATTTTAATAGAAAATCCGTAACATTAACATTAATGGGAGATGGAGCGGTAAGACAAGGCTCATTACATGAAACTTTTAATATGGCTATGATGTGGAAATTACCTATTGTTTTTATATGTGAAAATAATAAATATGCGATGGGAACTTCTGTAGAAAGAAGTTCCAATATCGAAAAAATATATAAAATAGCATCTGCTTATGGAATGAAATCCTTTGCAATAGATGGAATGAATCCTGAAAAAATAGCAAAAAAAGCTTTTTTTGCTATTGATAAAGCTAGAAAAGGAGAAGGAGCTACATTTTTAGAAATAAGAACTTATAGATATAGAGGTCATTCAATGTCAGATTCTGAATTATATAGAAGTAAAGAGGAAGTTACTTTTTTTAAAAAAAAAGATCCAATTTTGAAAATAAGAAATTTTATATTGAAAAATAAATGGGAAACTGAAAAAAATTTATATCTTGTCGAAGAACAAGTCAAAAAAGAAATAAATTATTGTGTAGAATTCGCAGAAAAATCGGAATTGCCTTCTTTAAAAGATATGTTCGATGTTGTTTATGAATAA
- a CDS encoding dihydrolipoamide acetyltransferase family protein → MAEIISMPQLSDTMEEGTVVKWNKKIGDKVIEGDIIAEIETDKAIQDFEIDISGILLFIGVKEGETTKVNDLLAIIGEKGEDINHLIKKNKTIKSISPIIGVKEGEKKKVNDLLAIIGEKGEDINHLIKKNKTIKSISPIAKKIAKQKNISLKNVKGTGDHGRIIKRDIESITEYKKNNKVEKIPQSSIRKIIAKRLANSKFSAPHYYLFVDLNVDRLVDLRKKFNKKLSIEERISFNDILIKIAAQSLKINPEMNVSWTDEYILSHKEINIGFAVAIENGLIVPVIRNADKKSILEISKEIKEKIIRSQSKKIDLEELEYSTFTVSNLGMYGIDSFTSIINTPNSSILSIGSIRKRPIVNNSNNQIEIGNVMKITLSCDHRIIDGALASNYIKSFKEYIENPITILL, encoded by the coding sequence ATGGCAGAAATAATATCTATGCCCCAGTTAAGCGATACTATGGAAGAGGGTACTGTAGTTAAATGGAATAAAAAAATAGGAGATAAAGTTATAGAAGGTGATATAATAGCAGAAATAGAAACAGATAAAGCTATTCAAGATTTTGAAATAGATATTAGTGGAATTCTCCTATTTATAGGAGTTAAAGAAGGAGAAACAACAAAAGTTAATGATCTATTAGCAATTATAGGAGAAAAAGGAGAAGATATAAATCATTTAATAAAAAAAAATAAAACTATAAAATCAATCTCTCCTATTATAGGAGTTAAAGAAGGAGAAAAAAAAAAGGTTAATGATCTATTAGCAATTATAGGAGAAAAAGGAGAAGATATAAATCATTTAATAAAAAAAAATAAAACTATAAAATCAATCTCTCCTATAGCTAAAAAAATAGCAAAACAAAAAAATATTTCATTAAAAAATGTAAAAGGAACAGGAGATCACGGTAGAATAATAAAGAGAGATATTGAATCTATAACTGAATATAAAAAAAATAATAAAGTAGAAAAAATTCCTCAATCTTCAATAAGAAAAATAATAGCTAAACGTTTAGCTAATTCTAAATTTTCAGCTCCACATTATTACTTATTTGTCGATTTAAATGTAGATCGATTAGTCGATTTAAGAAAAAAATTTAATAAAAAACTTTCTATAGAAGAAAGAATATCATTTAATGATATTCTTATTAAAATCGCTGCTCAATCTTTAAAAATAAATCCTGAAATGAATGTATCATGGACAGATGAATATATTCTTTCTCATAAAGAAATAAATATTGGTTTTGCAGTAGCTATTGAAAATGGATTAATAGTTCCGGTTATCAGAAATGCAGATAAAAAATCAATATTAGAAATTTCTAAAGAAATAAAAGAAAAAATCATACGATCTCAATCAAAAAAAATAGATCTAGAAGAATTAGAATATAGTACATTTACAGTTTCTAATTTAGGTATGTATGGGATAGATTCTTTTACCTCTATTATAAATACTCCTAATTCATCAATATTATCTATTGGTAGCATTAGAAAACGTCCAATCGTAAATAATTCTAATAATCAAATAGAAATAGGAAATGTTATGAAGATCACATTATCATGTGATCATAGAATAATTGATGGTGCTTTAGCGAGTAATTATATTAAATCTTTTAAAGAATATATAGAAAATCCTATTACAATTTTATTATGA
- a CDS encoding TerC family protein gives MIKFIQEILNHPFLSISIIINLFIIESILSIDNAIILSSMIIELDREKDRKIAMIYGFTVAYIFRILCLFFTSILINVQWLKLLGGGYLMVNGVINYYNNNKNINLIKRKKKKIFSWKTVLSIGLMDLIFSIDNIFASIALSKNLLLILFGVFIGILSIRISTKFFIKIIKKVPELTSSVSIIIILLGLKLFISYFKESFFGGYKEYIFILLILIIITLPFLFKKKS, from the coding sequence ATGATAAAATTTATACAAGAAATTCTTAATCATCCTTTTTTATCTATTTCTATTATAATAAACTTATTTATAATAGAAAGTATTTTATCTATAGATAATGCTATAATTTTATCTTCTATGATAATAGAATTAGATAGAGAGAAAGATCGAAAAATAGCTATGATATATGGATTTACTGTAGCATATATATTTAGAATATTATGTTTATTTTTTACATCTATATTAATTAATGTTCAATGGTTGAAATTATTAGGAGGGGGGTATTTAATGGTTAATGGAGTTATTAATTATTATAATAATAATAAAAATATAAATCTTATAAAAAGAAAAAAAAAAAAAATATTTTCTTGGAAAACTGTTTTATCGATAGGATTAATGGATTTAATTTTTTCTATTGATAATATATTTGCATCTATAGCTTTATCTAAAAACTTATTGTTGATATTATTTGGAGTGTTTATTGGAATTTTATCCATAAGAATATCTACAAAATTTTTTATAAAAATAATCAAAAAAGTTCCGGAACTAACTAGTTCTGTTTCAATTATAATAATATTACTTGGATTAAAATTATTTATTTCATATTTTAAAGAATCATTTTTTGGAGGATATAAAGAATATATATTTATTTTATTAATATTAATTATAATTACATTACCTTTTCTTTTTAAAAAAAAATCATAA
- a CDS encoding twin-arginine translocase TatA/TatE family subunit, producing MNNLLFISFEESFFIIFIAIIIFGPKKIPEIARGLGEGIRFLKKAKKKIEDEIKW from the coding sequence ATGAATAATCTTTTATTTATTAGTTTTGAAGAAAGTTTCTTTATTATTTTTATAGCTATTATAATTTTTGGACCTAAAAAAATCCCGGAAATAGCTAGAGGATTAGGAGAAGGAATAAGATTTTTAAAAAAAGCTAAGAAAAAAATAGAAGACGAAATTAAATGGTGA